A segment of the Robbsia sp. KACC 23696 genome:
GCGACCGAATTCGTCGCATCGCACTTGAACGACGAGGACGGGCTGGGCGCGATTTTCCCGGCCATGGTCAATTCCGTGATGATGTACGACGTACTCGGTTACGGGCCCGAGCATCCGCAGCGGGCGATCGCGCGACGCTCGGTCGACAAGCTGCTGGTGGTCGATGCGGCGGACGACGGCGAGGCGTATTGCCAGCCTTGCCTGTCGCCGGTGTGGGACACATCCCTCGCGGCGCATGCGCTGCTCGAATCCGGCACGCCGACGGCCATCGACGCCGCCGCGCGCGGTGCCGAGTGGCTGCGGCCGCTGCAGATTCTCGATGTCGTCGGCGACTGGTCGGCGCGGCGGCCGATGGTGCGTCCGGGCGGCTGGGCCTTCCAGTATCGGAACGATTACTACCCGGATGTCGACGATACCGCGGTGGTCGCGCTAATGATGGATCGGCTGTCGGACCGCGCGGATTATACCAAGGCGATTGCCCGGGCGCGGGAATGGGTCGTCGGCATGCAGAGCAGCGACGGCGGCTGGGGCGCGTTCGAGCCCGAGAACACGCACGAATACCTGAACAATATCCCGTTCGCCGACCACGGCGCCTTGCTGGACCCGCCGACCGTCGACGTCTCGGCACGCTGCCTGTCGATGCTGACGCAGTTGGGCGCCAGCCGCGACGACCCGACCGTCGCGCGGGCCACCGACTACATTCTGATGCATCAGGAACCGGACGGCAGCTGGTACGGCCGCTGGGGCATGAATTACATCTATGGCACCTGGGCGGCGCTGTGCGCATTGAACGGCGTCGGCATCGACGCCCATCAATCGCCGTTGATCCGCCAGTCGGTGGACTGGCTGTTCTCGATCCAGAACGAAGACGGCGGCTGGGGCGAAGACGGCGACAGTTACCGTCTGCACTACGATGGCTATCGGCGTGCGCCGTCGACCGCGTCGCAGACGGCCTGGGCCGTGCTCGGCCTGATGTCGGCCGGTGTCGTCGACGATCCGCGCGTCGCACGCGGCGTGGCCTATCTGATCGCGCAGCAAGGCAGCGATGGTTTCTGGAACGAGCCGCTTTTCACGGCCACCGGTTTCCCGCGGGTGTTCTATCTGCGCTATCACGGCTATTCGAAATATTTCCCGCTCTGGGCGCTGGCGCGGTATCGCAACCTGAAGCGTGACGGACAGCGTCACGTCACATACGGGCTATGACCGCTGACGGCAGCGGCAGCGGCGCAATCGATTCCGACGCAAGGAAACCGGTGCTGGTCGTGGCCGGCATGGTATTGGAAGCCGATGCGCTACGCGGCGGTCACGGTATCGATGTCCGCGTCGCGATGGGCCCTGCCGCGCGCGACGCGGACGGACGGCTCGCCCACCTGGCGCCTCGCGTCATGGGACTCGTGAGCTTCGGCACGGCCGGCGCCCTCGATCCCGCGCTGCGGC
Coding sequences within it:
- the shc gene encoding squalene--hopene cyclase translates to MDTTPLENQALTQALKQADGQTQTGGNTATPSARAPAPATTTGAPVPASASLADNAPSFDALERAVDAATTRLLSDQRSDGHWLYELEADATIPAEYVLMVHYLGETPDLTLEAKIGRYLRRIQGDHGGWPLFHDGALDISASVKGYFALKMIGDPVDAPHMRRAREAILAAGGIAKVNVFTRILLALYGVVSWRAVPMMPIEITLLPMWFPFHLSKVSYWARTVIVPLLVLQQRRPRARNLRGVRLDELFTDPAVNVGLNDRAPHQHAGWFRTFRAIDAVLRKTDWLFPKGLRARATEVATEFVASHLNDEDGLGAIFPAMVNSVMMYDVLGYGPEHPQRAIARRSVDKLLVVDAADDGEAYCQPCLSPVWDTSLAAHALLESGTPTAIDAAARGAEWLRPLQILDVVGDWSARRPMVRPGGWAFQYRNDYYPDVDDTAVVALMMDRLSDRADYTKAIARAREWVVGMQSSDGGWGAFEPENTHEYLNNIPFADHGALLDPPTVDVSARCLSMLTQLGASRDDPTVARATDYILMHQEPDGSWYGRWGMNYIYGTWAALCALNGVGIDAHQSPLIRQSVDWLFSIQNEDGGWGEDGDSYRLHYDGYRRAPSTASQTAWAVLGLMSAGVVDDPRVARGVAYLIAQQGSDGFWNEPLFTATGFPRVFYLRYHGYSKYFPLWALARYRNLKRDGQRHVTYGL